One window of the Eucalyptus grandis isolate ANBG69807.140 chromosome 8, ASM1654582v1, whole genome shotgun sequence genome contains the following:
- the LOC104414965 gene encoding disease resistance protein RUN1-like has translation MGPTKHAQQARRSVCKNNHTKVFNELKTAYLEVSNCLVNVDNHVDAIMELIGPHTSETRIIGICGMGGIGKTTIAKIIYNQLLEKFDCCCFMPDIREKSKCEGIEFLQNQLISNILKNKCTDIMNIDDGIKTIKYRLSNKRVLLLLDDVHEKKHMDALAGECDWFGKGSKLIITTRNKEVLDVLGVKSYYELWGMNHDQSLQLFSKHAFRRDHPLNEHIKQSERAIKIAGGLPLALEIMGSLLSNTKEEKWDSKLRKWESDPHKDVRSRLKISYDELEEKEKQIFLDIACLLIGYDKDIVVHFWESEFHPEYAMDVLENMSLIKIREDNKVWMHDQLRDLGRQIVCQETNINKQIRVWDREKALDLLKSPKTKKKVEALRLRLDH, from the exons ATGGGACCTACAAAGCATGCCCAACAG GCAAGAAGGTCAGTTTGCAAAAACAATCACACGAAGGTTTTCAATGAGTTGAAAACGGCTTATTTGGAAGTATCAAATTGCTTGGTCAATGTCGACAACCATGTGGATGCAATCATGGAATTGATAGGTCCTCATACAAGTGAAACACGGATTATAGGAATCTGTGGGATGGGTGGCATCGGGAAGACGACAATTGCCAAAATCATCTATAATCAGCTTTTAGAAAAATTTGACTGCTGTTGCTTTATGCCCGACATCCGTGAAAAGTCAAAATGTGAGGGCATtgaattcttgcaaaatcagctCATCTCCAACATCCTCAAAAACAAATGCACAGATATAATGAACATTGATGATGGGATTAAGACCATCAAATACAGATTGTCTAATAAAAGAGTCCTCCTCCTTCTCGATGATGTGCATGAAAAGAAGCATATGGATGCACTTGCAGGTGAGTGTGATTGGTTTGGTAAAGGGAGCAAACTTATTATTACTACTAGAAACAAAGAAGTTCTTGATGTTCTTGGAGTGAAAAGCTATTATGAGCTTTGGGGCATGAATCACGATCAATCTCTTCAACTCTTCAGCAAACATGCTTTTAGAAGAGATCATCCTTTGAATGAGCATATCAAACAATCCGAGAGGGCGATAAAAATTGCTGGAGGTCTTCCGTTAGCTCTTGAGATCATGGGTTCACTTTTATCTAACACTAAAGAGGAAAAGTGGGATTCCAAATTACGTAAGTGGGAAAGTGATCCTCATAAGGATGTCCGAAGTAGATTGAAAATAAGTTATGATGAattagaagaaaaggaaaagcaaatattCCTTGATATAGCTTGTCTCTTAATTGGATATGATAAAGACATTGTAGTTCATTTTTGGGAATCTGAATTCCATCCGGAATATGCCATGGATGTTTTGGAGAACatgtctttgataaagattagAGAGGATAATAAAGTgtggatgcatgaccaacttAGAGACCTCGGAAGACAAATAGTTTGTCAAGAAACGaatataaataaacaaattaggGTGTGGGATCGTGAGAAAGCATTGGATTTGCTGAAGAGCCCTAAG ACGAAGAAAAAAGTTGAAGCTCTTCGCCTCCGCTTGGACCATTAG
- the LOC120287341 gene encoding toll/interleukin-1 receptor-like protein gives MVTVAAIALSAILFKEFLKKRAGQTAVEGSADNDSATQNGTVERAARTCTTPQVEETATSSGHDYEVFLSFRGPDTRSGFTDYLYTSLTNAGICTFKDDKDLHVGEEFAPELLEAINQSRISIPIFSKGYASSVWCLKELVQMVKCQKNERQKIMPIFYDVTPSESRI, from the exons ATGGTGACAGTTGCTGCCATAGCTCTCTCTGCCATCCTGTTCAAAGAATTCCTGAAGAAAAGAGCAGGTCAGACCGCTGTGGAGGGCAGTGCAGATAATGATTCAGCTACACAGAATGGTACCGTAGAGAGGGCTGCTCGTACTTGCACTACACCACAAGTTGAGGAAACGGCAACATCTTCCGGACATGACTATGAAGtattcttgagtttcagagggcCTGACACACGATCAGGTTTTACCGACTACCTCTACACTAGCCTTACAAATGCGGGAATCTGCACATTTAAGGATGACAAAGACCTCCACGTTGGAGAAGAATTTGCCCCAGAACTTCTTGAAGCAATCAATCAGTCGAGGATCTCAATACCTATCTTTTCAAAAGGTTATGCCTCTAGCGTATGGTGTCTCAAGGAGCTAGTTCAGATGGTCAAGTGCCAGAAAAATGAAAGACAAAAGATCatgcccattttttatgatgtgaCACCTTCGGAG TCGCGGATATAA